One stretch of Alcaligenes aquatilis DNA includes these proteins:
- the tadA gene encoding tRNA adenosine(34) deaminase TadA: MPTSLPPQTDSDVLSDAQAMALALEQAQLAASIGEVPVGAVLLDADGRLLSVGSNRTVCDHDPTQHAEIVALRAATRKVGNYRLPGASLFVTLEPCMMCLGALLHARLSRVVWAAADPKTGVCGSVESLHLHPTLNHHTRVSGGLMSEEAAQALRDFFRERREQKKLQKQAQTVQSPLDGTP, encoded by the coding sequence ATGCCAACTAGCTTACCACCGCAAACAGACAGTGACGTTTTGAGTGATGCTCAGGCGATGGCTTTAGCCCTGGAACAGGCTCAACTGGCAGCCAGCATCGGCGAAGTGCCGGTCGGTGCCGTACTATTGGATGCGGATGGCAGGCTGTTGTCTGTGGGCTCCAATCGCACGGTTTGCGACCATGATCCCACTCAGCATGCCGAGATCGTGGCCCTGCGTGCCGCAACCCGTAAGGTCGGTAATTACCGCCTACCCGGAGCCAGTTTGTTTGTGACTCTGGAGCCTTGCATGATGTGTCTGGGAGCCTTGCTGCATGCGCGTCTGTCACGCGTGGTGTGGGCGGCAGCCGATCCGAAGACCGGGGTGTGTGGTAGCGTGGAGTCCTTGCACTTGCATCCCACTCTGAATCACCACACCCGTGTTTCGGGCGGTTTGATGTCCGAGGAGGCGGCCCAGGCCTTACGGGATTTTTTCCGCGAACGACGGGAACAAAAGAAGTTGCAAAAGCAGGCTCAAACAGTCCAATCGCCGCTGGATGGCACCCCGTAG
- a CDS encoding ABC transporter ATP-binding protein, translating to MQNTPDSHAILRVRGLSKQYANGHQALHALDLDIWRGEIFALLGANGAGKTTLISIICGLVNRSSGTVLVDGADNVTDYKRARQKIGLVPQELSADSFETVWNTVSFSRGLFGKAANPALIEQILKDLSLWDKKDSPLITLSGGMKRRVLIAKALSHEPEILFLDEPTAGVDVALRQGMWALVKRLRDQGVTIILTTHYIEEAQEMADRIGFINKGSLQLVETKHNLMRRLGGKTLSLTLAEPLSALPASLGSLGLQTSADGMSLLYPLNNRDQEHDLSSLLAAIGQAGLNITDIHTRERSLEDIYVEFVGAQS from the coding sequence ATGCAGAACACTCCTGATTCTCACGCTATTTTGCGTGTTCGAGGCCTGAGCAAACAATACGCAAACGGGCATCAAGCCCTGCACGCTTTAGACCTGGATATCTGGCGAGGCGAAATCTTTGCCTTGCTCGGTGCCAACGGCGCAGGCAAAACCACCTTGATCAGCATTATCTGCGGGCTGGTCAATCGCAGCAGCGGCACCGTCCTGGTAGATGGGGCAGACAATGTCACCGACTACAAGCGCGCCCGCCAGAAAATTGGCTTAGTGCCACAAGAGCTGAGCGCCGACTCCTTCGAGACCGTCTGGAATACCGTCAGTTTCAGTCGTGGCCTGTTTGGCAAAGCCGCCAATCCGGCCCTGATTGAACAGATTCTGAAAGACTTGTCCTTGTGGGATAAAAAAGACAGCCCCTTGATTACGCTCTCGGGCGGCATGAAGCGCCGCGTACTGATTGCCAAAGCGCTTTCTCACGAACCTGAAATCCTGTTTCTCGATGAACCGACCGCCGGTGTGGACGTGGCCTTGCGCCAAGGCATGTGGGCCTTGGTCAAGCGATTGCGTGATCAAGGGGTCACCATTATTTTGACCACCCACTACATCGAAGAAGCCCAGGAAATGGCGGACCGCATTGGCTTTATCAATAAAGGCTCACTGCAACTGGTCGAGACCAAACATAATCTGATGCGCCGCCTGGGCGGCAAAACCCTAAGTTTGACTTTGGCTGAGCCGCTCAGCGCCCTACCCGCCTCGTTGGGTTCACTGGGCCTACAGACCTCCGCGGACGGCATGAGTCTGCTCTACCCCTTGAACAACCGCGACCAGGAACACGATTTGAGCAGCTTGCTGGCGGCTATCGGCCAAGCAGGGCTGAACATTACCGACATCCATACCCGTGAACGCAGTCTGGAAGATATTTACGTTGAGTTTGTAGGGGCACAATCATGA